A DNA window from Parabacteroides johnsonii DSM 18315 contains the following coding sequences:
- a CDS encoding FKBP-type peptidyl-prolyl cis-trans isomerase, giving the protein MGKKEEYKEKNLRFLEEVATGEGVVKLPCGVLYKEIEKGTGVVSPELTDVVSVHYRGTLANGREFDNSWKRGCPEAFRLNQVIEGWQEALRRMHVGDRWMIYIPYTLGYGTRTSGPIPGYSTLLFEVELLGIA; this is encoded by the coding sequence ATGGGAAAGAAAGAAGAATATAAAGAAAAGAATCTACGGTTTTTAGAAGAAGTGGCTACCGGCGAGGGAGTCGTCAAGCTCCCTTGTGGTGTGTTGTATAAGGAGATAGAGAAAGGGACCGGTGTGGTTTCACCGGAACTGACGGATGTCGTCTCTGTCCATTACCGTGGAACGCTGGCCAACGGACGCGAGTTTGATAATTCCTGGAAACGGGGATGTCCGGAGGCATTCCGCCTCAATCAGGTGATCGAAGGATGGCAGGAAGCGCTCCGGCGGATGCATGTGGGAGACCGTTGGATGATTTATATCCCGTATACATTAGGTTACGGGACACGTACATCCGGTCCGATCCCCGGTTATTCCACACTGCTGTTCGAAGTCGAACTGTTGGGGATTGCATAA
- a CDS encoding MATE family efflux transporter, which yields MATTTKEMTEGAPLPLILNFTFPLLLGNILQQTYSLVDAAIVGKFLGINDLAAIGASTSVVFLILGFCNGCCCGFGIPVAQKFGARDYKTMRRYVTVSLQLAALMSIVIAVLTSVYCADILRSMQTPENIFHGAYYYLLVTFIGVPCTFFYNLLSSIIRALGDSKTPFWFLLFSTVLNIVLDLFCILVLGWGVLGAGIATVVSQGVSALLCYFYMYKHFPVLKGTADDRKFRFPLAKNLLYIGVPMGLQFSITAIGSILLQSANNALGTACVAAFTAAMRIKMFFICAFESLGIAMATYTGQNYGAGKPERIWQGIKASSLLMMIYAVFTFTILMSASDKISLLFVDASETEILKNTVLFLHVSCYFFPILGLLCILRYTIQGAGYTNLAMLSGVSEMIARTLVSIYAVPIFGFLAVCFGDPTAWIAADLFLVPAFIYVYRKLKKSLKENYAIPNSSTSNSSVE from the coding sequence ATGGCAACTACTACTAAAGAAATGACGGAGGGTGCTCCCCTGCCGCTTATTCTCAATTTCACCTTCCCCCTGTTGCTTGGAAATATATTGCAACAAACCTACTCGCTTGTGGATGCCGCTATCGTTGGAAAATTCTTAGGGATCAATGATCTGGCAGCAATCGGGGCAAGCACTTCGGTCGTATTCCTGATTTTAGGATTTTGCAACGGGTGTTGTTGCGGGTTCGGGATTCCGGTAGCACAGAAATTCGGGGCGAGAGACTACAAGACAATGCGACGGTACGTGACGGTCAGTTTACAACTGGCAGCCCTGATGTCGATCGTCATTGCGGTTCTGACAAGCGTATACTGTGCAGATATCCTGAGAAGTATGCAGACTCCGGAAAATATTTTTCACGGAGCTTACTATTATCTGCTCGTAACGTTTATCGGAGTACCTTGTACGTTCTTCTACAACTTGCTGTCCAGCATCATACGTGCACTCGGCGATAGTAAAACACCATTTTGGTTCCTGCTGTTCTCTACCGTATTGAACATCGTGCTCGACCTGTTCTGTATCCTCGTGTTGGGATGGGGCGTGTTAGGAGCTGGTATCGCCACCGTCGTGTCACAAGGTGTGTCGGCACTTCTCTGTTATTTTTATATGTACAAGCATTTTCCAGTCCTGAAAGGGACGGCTGACGACCGTAAATTCCGCTTTCCACTGGCTAAAAATCTTTTATATATCGGAGTACCGATGGGACTTCAATTCTCCATTACGGCAATCGGCAGCATCCTGCTCCAAAGTGCCAATAACGCTTTGGGAACAGCTTGTGTAGCCGCATTCACAGCAGCAATGAGAATCAAGATGTTCTTTATCTGTGCCTTTGAAAGCTTAGGTATAGCGATGGCTACCTATACGGGGCAAAACTACGGAGCCGGAAAACCCGAACGCATCTGGCAGGGGATCAAAGCCAGCTCGCTGCTGATGATGATCTATGCCGTCTTCACTTTTACAATACTGATGTCGGCCTCCGACAAGATATCATTGCTGTTCGTAGACGCTTCGGAAACGGAAATACTTAAAAACACGGTACTCTTCCTACACGTTTCTTGCTATTTCTTTCCGATCTTAGGGCTGCTCTGTATCCTGCGCTACACCATACAAGGCGCAGGATACACCAATCTGGCGATGCTTTCCGGAGTTTCCGAAATGATCGCACGCACGCTGGTCAGTATCTATGCCGTACCGATATTCGGATTCTTAGCTGTTTGCTTTGGCGATCCGACCGCCTGGATAGCCGCAGACCTCTTCCTCGTCCCGGCATTCATATATGTCTATCGGAAACTGAAAAAGAGCCTTAAGGAAAATTATGCAATCCCCAACAGTTCGACTTCGAACAGCAGTGTGGAATAA
- a CDS encoding efflux RND transporter periplasmic adaptor subunit has product MKTTIKIGIVGLSIVLLTGCKEKSLQTEMPAPSISVATPVVQDITLTKDYPGYLSSDRMVNLVARVNGYLQSSQLVPGAKVKKGDLIFVIEPEVYQNNVTQAEAALNTAKAQTEYARSNYERMKEAAKSGAVSQIQVLQAESTAAEMEASVNNAEAALKTARTNLSYCYIRAPYDGRVTRASYDVGNYINGAVQPVTLATLYKDDIMYANFNIEDNQFMRMKMIAAQNDPNVKMPTHVSVRLGQDGRQRYTGTLDYLSPNVDLSTGTLNVRANLENKDGELKSGLYVTITLPYSEQKNAVLVRDASIGTDQLGKFLYIVNDSNIVRYRHIEPGQLVNDTLRQVISGIRPNERYVTTALLKVRDGMSIKPIK; this is encoded by the coding sequence ATGAAGACTACTATTAAAATAGGGATTGTAGGACTGTCCATTGTCCTGTTGACAGGATGTAAAGAGAAAAGTCTCCAGACGGAAATGCCAGCCCCTTCCATCAGTGTTGCAACGCCTGTCGTACAAGATATCACGCTGACAAAGGACTATCCGGGCTATTTGAGCTCCGACCGTATGGTCAACCTGGTAGCACGCGTGAACGGATACCTGCAATCCTCACAACTTGTGCCGGGTGCAAAAGTAAAAAAGGGCGACCTGATATTTGTAATCGAACCGGAAGTCTACCAGAACAATGTCACCCAAGCGGAAGCCGCGCTGAACACGGCAAAAGCTCAGACCGAATATGCCCGCAGCAACTACGAACGCATGAAAGAAGCAGCTAAAAGCGGGGCTGTCAGCCAAATACAAGTCTTGCAAGCCGAATCGACCGCAGCGGAAATGGAGGCATCTGTAAACAATGCCGAAGCAGCTTTGAAAACAGCCCGGACCAACCTGAGCTATTGCTATATCCGGGCCCCTTATGATGGACGTGTCACCCGTGCAAGCTATGACGTGGGCAATTATATCAACGGTGCCGTCCAACCCGTCACTTTGGCTACCTTATACAAAGATGACATCATGTACGCCAACTTCAATATCGAAGATAACCAGTTCATGCGGATGAAAATGATTGCCGCCCAGAACGATCCGAACGTCAAGATGCCTACCCACGTTTCCGTACGTCTCGGACAGGACGGACGGCAAAGGTATACCGGGACATTGGACTACCTCTCCCCTAACGTCGATCTGTCAACCGGTACGCTAAACGTCCGTGCCAATCTCGAAAATAAAGACGGCGAACTGAAAAGTGGGTTATACGTAACGATCACATTGCCCTACAGCGAACAGAAAAACGCTGTCCTCGTACGCGATGCCTCCATTGGAACCGACCAGTTAGGAAAATTCCTGTACATAGTAAACGACTCGAATATCGTACGATACCGTCATATCGAACCCGGACAGTTGGTAAACGATACACTTCGTCAAGTCATCAGCGGTATCCGCCCTAACGAACGGTACGTGACAACCGCCCTGTTGAAAGTTAGAGACGGTATGAGTATTAAGCCTATAAAATAA
- a CDS encoding efflux transporter outer membrane subunit has product MHIRTWCYAVLCLFLPITLPAQKEHKYLDHALPEAWQENDSDFQQTLPVDDQWWKNFNDPTLDSLIEVAVKQNYSILMAADRIAMAKANLRIQQGSYSPTLGLAAGWTRQQSSGHTSNLPQTITQYSDAALSMNWEIDVFGSIRNRVKAQKENFAASKEDYNAVMVSLCAQVASAYINLRELQQEVEVVKKNCLSQQAVVKITEKRYETGLVSKLDVAQALSVYYDTKASLPMLEAGIIQYTNALGVLMGLYPWDVREIMETRKPLPEYIETIGIGIPANLLLRRPDIRAAERLVNARAASLGASKSDWWPKVFVKGSVGFASHDLDKLVNHNSFTYEIAPAISWNFFQGTKLAQATRLAKAQLDESIRQFNQDVLTAVQEVDNAMNSYKNSIKQIVALREVVNQGKQTLELSLDLYKQGLTPFQNVLDAQRSLLSYENELTQARGSSLLSLIQLYQALGGGWENEN; this is encoded by the coding sequence ATGCACATACGTACATGGTGTTATGCTGTGCTCTGCCTGTTCCTGCCGATAACGCTGCCGGCGCAGAAAGAACACAAATACCTGGATCACGCATTACCGGAAGCGTGGCAGGAAAACGACAGTGATTTTCAACAGACATTACCGGTAGACGACCAGTGGTGGAAAAACTTCAATGATCCCACCCTGGACTCGCTGATTGAAGTAGCCGTAAAGCAGAACTACTCCATACTGATGGCGGCAGACCGTATCGCTATGGCAAAAGCCAATCTGCGTATACAACAAGGTAGCTATTCGCCAACCCTGGGACTCGCTGCCGGCTGGACCCGGCAACAAAGTAGCGGGCATACAAGCAACCTGCCGCAGACGATAACCCAATACAGCGATGCCGCCCTGTCTATGAACTGGGAAATCGATGTATTCGGAAGCATCCGCAACCGTGTAAAGGCCCAAAAGGAGAACTTTGCAGCCTCCAAAGAAGACTACAACGCCGTGATGGTCTCCCTTTGCGCCCAAGTGGCATCCGCCTACATCAACTTGCGGGAACTGCAACAGGAAGTGGAAGTGGTCAAAAAGAACTGCCTGTCGCAACAGGCGGTCGTCAAGATCACTGAAAAAAGGTACGAAACAGGGCTTGTCTCAAAATTAGATGTCGCACAGGCCTTATCCGTCTACTACGACACAAAAGCCTCTCTCCCCATGCTGGAAGCCGGAATCATCCAGTACACAAACGCTTTGGGCGTACTGATGGGACTTTATCCCTGGGACGTCCGGGAAATCATGGAAACACGGAAGCCATTGCCGGAATACATCGAGACAATCGGCATCGGCATTCCCGCAAACCTGCTACTACGCCGGCCGGACATCCGGGCGGCTGAACGCCTGGTAAACGCACGGGCGGCATCGCTCGGCGCCTCCAAATCAGACTGGTGGCCGAAAGTTTTCGTCAAAGGGTCGGTGGGATTCGCTTCGCATGATTTGGACAAACTGGTAAATCATAACAGCTTCACCTACGAGATCGCTCCCGCCATCTCCTGGAATTTCTTTCAGGGAACAAAGTTGGCGCAGGCGACACGGCTGGCAAAAGCCCAGCTCGACGAGTCGATCCGACAATTCAACCAGGATGTACTGACAGCTGTCCAGGAAGTGGACAATGCCATGAATTCCTACAAGAACTCGATCAAACAAATTGTCGCGCTCCGGGAAGTCGTCAATCAGGGGAAGCAGACATTGGAGCTTTCGCTCGACCTCTATAAACAGGGACTTACTCCTTTCCAGAATGTCCTGGACGCACAACGCTCCCTCCTTTCCTATGAAAATGAGCTGACACAAGCCAGAGGCTCCTCCCTGCTAAGCCTGATCCAACTTTATCAGGCGTTAGGCGGCGGTTGGGAAAATGAAAATTGA